One window of Daphnia carinata strain CSIRO-1 chromosome 7, CSIRO_AGI_Dcar_HiC_V3, whole genome shotgun sequence genomic DNA carries:
- the LOC130692023 gene encoding chromodomain-helicase-DNA-binding protein Mi-2 homolog isoform X2, which yields MASRHFAGEDSEGGEGEEDEIVKGGGYEDEDQSMMDSDGAEKDDDDDFDPDTGGGKKKKKSKKHKSRNEDKKSKKKKKKKKVESADPSEAEEEQPVDEPISKKKPKASKAAPAQNAAAATDMPSVEEVCANFGLQDVEIDYESPEFQNLNNCKLFQQHVRPLIQKENPKVPMSKLMMLVAAKWREFSASIPEGNDTPAEEEAVEASTSRPLRSSRSAVSGREEPELPDDDEDEDDEFAEKGRKKRSRKPTKGGNAVAGKKGKVPTIKIKLGKRKRTSSDDVSADEKDSDAEFEQMLKEAEEASKVVEESKGQVAAVPRKKAKTKIGDKNKKKKKTRTTAKFPSEEGDGYETDHQDYCEVCQQGGEIILCDTCPRAYHLVCFDPELEEAPEGRWSCPHCEGEGITASTVTEKAGRNAADDDEHMEFCRVCKDGGELLCCDSCTSAYHTFCLNPPLSEIPDGDWKCPRCSAKALPYKVSKILTWRWVETKDEPAKEKEETTEATPRKTPPRLREFFVKWHEKSYWHCSWISELQLEVFHGAMYRYYIRKVDMEEPPKLDCEEVDLDEALEAEEEAAAQKVRKGKEKEKGEGEKEKEAVNSSRKWQKKRIEGFEEMDLENRFYRYGIRPEWLVVHRVINHRTLRDNRTLYLVKWRELNYDMASWEEEGTEIEIPGLKRGIEEYFDLRVACGVDAPAKKKSKGKSHKKGKSKEAAVEEERETPRRYIPPPEKPTSNLSRKWERQPEYIDASGMALHPYQMEGLNWLRYSWGQGTDTILADEMGLGKTIQTITFLYSLYKEGHCRGPFLVSVPLSTIINWEREFETWAPDFYVVTYVGDKDSRIVIREHELSFEEGAVRGGNKACKIRTNSVKFHVLLTSYELVSIDAALLNSIEWAVLVVDEAHRLKNNQSKFFRILNSYNIRYKLLLTGTPLQNNLEELFHLLNFLCPDKFNDLLSFTNEFADLAKEEQVKRLHDMLGPHMLRRLKADVLKNMPTKSEFIVRVELSPMQKKYYKYVLTRNFEALNSRTGGQQVSLLNIMMDLKKCCNHPYLFPIASQEAPCLQNGMYETTALVKASGKLVLLSKMLRKLKEQGHRVLIFSQMTKMLDILEDFLEGEQYKYERIDGGITGTLRQDAIDRFNAPGAPQFVFLLSTRAGGLGINLATADTVVIYDSDWNPHNDIQAFSRAHRIGQANKVMIYRFVTRNSVEERVTQVAKKKMMLTHLVVRPGMGAKGTFSKQELDDILRFGTEELFKEEEGKEDEAIHYDDEAISSLIDRSNEGIEQKENWANEYLSSFKVASYVTKEGDDEEEQETEIIKQEAENTDPAYWEKLLRHHYEQQQEDLARSLGKGKRVRKQVNYNDGVEGRDDTSWQENVSDYNSDFSGASDDDKEDDDFDDRGDEPGRGRRRKGTERRDEKDRPLPPLLARVGGNMEVLGFNARQRKAFLNAVMRYGMPPQDAFNTQWLVRDLRGKSERNFKAYVSLFMRHLCEPGADNAETFADGVPREGLNRQHVLTRIGVMSLIRKKVHEFEHINGFYSMPEVAARAAELVAAKDKAIEDKMVTAHAPSGESSSATPAVSAPSTACPSPTTTATNEESKKKDGEGKTDSEDKKEIDLKKENEEKPNHVTEREKKEDEAPKSEQTESMEIDEENTKPIKVEDESKKDSKTEEKIKKEPKMEEKAESPEVEIEKVVVVKDEKSAEEKAKERELAKEERSKRKFMFNIADGGFTELHTLWQNEEKAAVPGREYEIWHRRHDYWLLAGIVTHGYGRWQDIQNDVRYAIINEPFKMDVGKGNFLEIKNKFLARRFKLLEQALVIEEQLRRAAYLNLTQDSTHPAMALNARFAEVECLAESHQHLSKESLAGNKPANAVLHKVLNQLEELLSDMKSDVSRLPATLARIPPVAQRLQMSERSILSRLATSASQQAAQQQAQAAFGNHFPPGLTGGQMPFTGLNLANFRPQFTLPGQTSASNLAMTAAAAAAAAAAAAGVPQAAFPGTSPPGSDSK from the exons ATGGCTTCACGTCATTTTGCAGGTGAAGACAGTGAAGGCGGAGAAGGCGAAGAAGACGAGATTGTCAAAGGTGGCGGCTATGAAGACGAAGACCAGTCCATGATGGACTCAGATGGTGCtgaaaaagatgatgatgatgactttGATCCAGACACTGGCGgtggcaagaaaaagaaaaaatccaaaaaacaCAAATCCCGCAATGAAGataagaaaagcaaaaagaagaagaagaagaagaaagttgaAAGTGCTGATCCCAGTGAGGCAGAAGAAGAACAGCCTGTCGATGAAcccatttcaaaaaagaaaccaaaagcTTCAAAGGCAGCCCCTGCTCAAAACGCAGCAGCAGCTACAGACATGCCAAGTGTAGAAGAAGTCTGTGCAAACTTTGGGCTTCAAGACGTTGAGATTGATTATGAAAGTCCAGAATTTCAAAATCTTAACAATTGCAAACTCTTCCAGCAGCATGTTCGACCATTGATCCAGAAAGAAAACCCAAAG GTCCCCATGTCAAAACTCATGATGCTTGTTGCTGCAAAGTGGAGAGAATTTTCAGCCTCTATTCCTGAAGGCAATGATACACcagcagaagaagaagctgtTGAAGCTAGCACGAGTCGTCCATTGCGTAGTTCACGCAGTGCTGTATCGGGCCGAGAAGAGCCTGAACTTcccgatgatgatgaagatgaagacgacgaATTTGCTGAGAAAGGCCGCAAAAAGCGTAGCAGAAAGCCAACTAAAGGCGGTAACGCGGTTGcagggaaaaaaggaaaagttccAACCATCAAAATTAAGTTGGGCAAACGAAAGAGAACTAGCTCGGATGACGTTAGTGCTGATGAAAAGGACTCAGATGCCGAGTTCGAGCAAATGTTGAAAGAGGCTGAAGAAGCCTCAAAAGTTGTTGAAGAGTCGAAAG GCCAAGTAGCCGCTGTTCCTCGTAAGAAGGCCAAGACGAAAATTggtgacaaaaacaagaaaaagaagaagactcGAACTACAGCTAAATTCCCATCTGAAGAAGGTGACGGCTACGAAACAGACCACCAAGATTATTGTGAGGTCTGCCAACAAGGAGGAGAAATCATATTGTGCGACACTTGTCCTAGAGCCTACCATTTGGTTTGCTTCGATCCCGAACTGGAGGAAGCTCCAGAGGGAAGGTGGTCATGTCCTCACTGTGAAGGAGAAG GAATCACGGCTAGTACCGTCACGGAGAAAGCTGGCAGGAATGCAGCAGATGACGACGAACACATGGAATTCTGTCGTGTCTGTAAAGATGGCGGTGAACTCCTCTGTTGCGACTCTTGCACTTCAGCCTATCACACATTCTGCCTCAATCCTCCATTGTCGGAAATTCCGGATGGTGATTGGAAGTGCCCACGTTGTTCCGCTAAGGCTTTACCATACAAGGTTAGTAAGATCCTTACTTGGCGCTGGGTGGAGACCAAGGATGAaccagcaaaagaaaaagaagaaacaactGAAGCTACCCCACGCAAGACACCGCCCCGTCTACGAGaatttttcgtcaaatggCATGAAAAGTCGTATTGGCATTGTTCATGGATCTCTGAGCTACAGTTGGAGGTCTTCCATGGAGCCATGTATCGATATTACATAAGGAAAGTTGATATGGAAGAACCACCGAAGTTAGATTGTGAAGAAGTGGATCTTGACGAAGCTCTCGAagctgaagaagaagcagCCGCCCAGAAAGTaaggaaaggaaaagagaaagaaaagggtgaaggagaaaaagagaaagaagcaGTCAACTCGTCTCGCAAATGGCAGAAGAAACGTATTGAAGGCTTTGAAGAAATGGATTTGGAAAACCGATTTTATCGTTATGGAATCAGACCGGAATGGCTTGTTGTCCACCGTGTTATTAATCATCGCACTCTTCGCGACAATCGTACCCTCTATTTGGTCAAATGGAGAGAGCTGAATTACGACATGGCCTCCTGGGAAGAAGAGGGCACTGAAATCGAAATACCTGGCCTTAAACGTGGAATCGAAGAGTACTTTGATTTACGAGTTGCCTGCGGAGTGGACGCTCCGGCCAAGAAAAAGAGCAAAGGAAAATCGCACAAAAAGGGCAAATCCAAGGAGGCAGCCGTCGAGGAGGAACGCGAAACTCCCCGCCGCTATATCCCACCGCCTGAGAAACCTACAAGCAATTTAAGCCGAAAATGGGAACGCCAGCCCGAGTACATCGATGCATCGGGGATGGCGCTGCATCCTTACCAAATGGAAGGCTTGAACTGGTTGCGCTATTCATGGGGCCAAGGCACAGACACCATTTTGGCTGATGAAATGGGTCTTGGAAAAACTATTCAAACCATCACTTTCCTCTACTCGTTATACAAAGAAGGACATTGCCGTGGACCCTTTTTGGTCAGTGTACCTCTGTCGACCATCATCAACTGGGAACGTGAATTTGAAACATGGGCTCCTGACTTTTATGTCGTCACCTACGTGGGCGACAAAGACTCCCGAATTGTCATTCGAGAGCACGAACTTTCCTTTGAAGAAGGAGCTGTCCGAGGAGGCAACAAGGCGTGCAAAATTCGAACGAACTCTGTCAAGTTCCATGTCCTGCTGACCAGCTATGAATTGGTATCGATCGACGCCGCTCTTTTGAACTCGATTGAATGGGCCGTTTTAGTTGTCGACGAGGCCCATCGTTTGAAGAACAATCAGTCCAAGTTTTTCCGCATCCTTAACAGCTACAACATTCGCTACAAGCTTCTTCTGACTGGAACGCCATTGCAAAACAATTTAGAGGAGTTGTTCCACTTGCTCAACTTCCTCTGTCCAGACAAATTCAACGATCTGCTGTCCTTCACGAACGAATTTGCTGATCTGGCCAAGGAGGAGCAAGTTAAGCGCCTGCACGACATGCTTGGTCCACACATGTTGCGTCGTCTTAAGGCTGATGTATTGAAAAATATGCCAACGAAATCCGAATTCATCGTTCGAGTTGAACTTTCGCCCATGCAGAAGAAGTACTATAAATACGTTCTCACCCGCAACTTTGAGGCTCTTAACTCACGTACTGGCGGCCAACAAGTCTCGTTGCTTAACATCATGATGGACTTGAAAAAGTGTTGCAACCATCCCTATCTCTTCCCAATTGCGTCGCAAGAAGCTCCCTGTTTACAAAATGGCATGTATGAGACTACAGCGTTAGTCAAAGCGTCTGGAAAGCTCGTCCTACTGTCAAAAATGCTTCGTAAACTCAAGGAACAAGGACATCGTGTCCTTATTTTCTCGCAGATGACCAAAATGTTGGATATTTTAGAAGATTTCTTAGAGGGAGAGCAGTACAAATATGAACGCATTGACGGTGGTATCACTGGTACTTTGCGTCAAGATGCTATCGATCGTTTCAACGCTCCGGGAGCCCCTCAATTTGTCTTTTTACTATCTACCCGAGCAGGTGGCTTGGGTATCAACTTGGCAACAGCAGATACTGTCGTAATCTACGATTCAGACTGGAATCCTCATAACGATATCCAGGCCTTTTCTCGAGCTCATCGTATTGGACAAGCTAACAAG GTGATGATTTACCGCTTCGTGACTCGCAACTCGGTTGAAGAAAGAGTGACCCAAGTagccaagaagaagatgatgttGACTCATTTGGTTGTGCGACCGGGAATGGGAGCCAAGGGAACTTTCTCTAAACAAGAATTGGATGATATTCTTCGTTTTGGTACTGAAGAACTGTTTAAGGAGgaagaaggcaaagaagaCGAAGCCATTCATTATGACGATGAAGCCATTAGCAGCCTGATCGATCGTTCCAATGAGGGCATTGAGCAAAAAGAGAATTGGGCGAACGAATACTTGTCCTCTTTCAAGGTGGCGTCTTATGTCACCAAAGAAGGtgacgatgaagaagaacaagaaactGAAATTATTAAACAGGAAGCAGAAAATACCGATCCTGCTTACTGGGAGAAACTTCTCCGTCACCACTACGAACAACAGCAAGAAGATTTGGCAAGGTCTCTTGGCAAAGGAAAACGTGTCCGTAAGCAG GTCAACTACAATGACGGTGTCGAGGGACGCGACGATACTTCTTGGCAAGAAAATGTGTCTGACTACAACTCGGATTTTTCGGGAGCGTCCGATGATGACAAAGAAGATGACGATTTTGACGATAGGGGAGATGAACCTGGTCGTGGTCGTCGCCGCAAGGGTACCGAACGTCGTGATGAGAAAGATCGTCCTTTGCCACCTCTCCTAGCCAGAGTTGGTGGTAATATGGAG GTACTAGGGTTCAACGCTCGTCAGCGCAAGGCATTCTTGAATGCAGTCATGCGTTATGGAATGCCTCCGCAAGATGCATTCAACACGCAATG GTTGGTGCGTGATTTACGAGGAAAGTCTGAACGCAACTTCAAGGCTTATGTTTCACTATTTATGCGCCATCTTTGTGAGCCCGGTGCTGATAATGCCGAAACTTTTGCCGATGGTGTACCGCGAGAGGGCCTCAACCGGCAGCATGTTTTGACACGTATTGGTGTCATGTCACTTATTCGCAAGAAAGTGCACGAATTCGAACACATCAACGGCTTCTATAGTATGCCAGAAGTCGCGGCTCGGGCCGCCGAGCTCGTGGCTGCCAAAGATAAAGCCATAGAGGATAAAATGGTTACTGCTCATGCTCCATCGGGCGAAAGTAGTTCTGCTACGCCAGCCGTTTCAGCACCATCCACAGCGTGCCCATCGCCCACAACTACAGCCACAAATGAAGAATCcaagaaaaaggatggagaAGGCAAAACAGATTCggaggacaaaaaagaaatcgatttaaaaaaagaaaacgaagaaaagccAAATCATGTTAccgaaagggaaaagaaagaagatgaagcgCCCAAATCGGAGCAGACCGAGTCTATGGAAATTGACGAAGAAAACACAAAGCCCATTAAAGTAGAAGACGAAAGTAAAAAAGATAGCAAAactgaagaaaagattaagaAAGAAcccaaaatggaagaaaaagctGAATCACCCGAGGTGGAAATCGAAAAGGTAGTCGTTGTCAAAGACGAGAAGTCGGCGGAAGAGAAGGCAAAGGAACGGGAGCTTGCCAAAGAAGAGCGCAGCAAGCGCAAATTCATGTTCAACATCGCTGATGGAGGATTCACCGAATTACACACTTTGTGGCAGAACGAAGAGAAAGCCGCTGTTCCAGGTCGAGAGTACGAGATTTGGCACAGACGTCACGATTATTGGCTCTTGGCTGGTATCGTCACTCATGGCTATGGTAGATGGCAAGATATTCAAAACGATGTTCGTTATGCCATCATTAACGAGCCCTTCAAGATGGATGTCGGTAAAGGCAATTTCTTGGagatcaaaaacaaatttttggcCCGTCGCTTCAAGTTGTTAGAGCAGGCTTTGGTCATTGAAGAGCAACTACGAAGGGCCGCTTACCTTAATCTGACGCAAGATTCGACTCATCCTGCAATGGCACTTAATGCCCGCTTCGCTGAAGTAGAATGTCTGGCTGAATCCCATCAACATCTGTCGAAGGAAAGTCTTGCAG GTAACAAGCCAGCCAATGCGGTGCTGCATAAGGTTCTCAATCAACTAGAAGAACTTCTTTCTGACATGAAATCCGATGTTTCGCGTCTCCCTGCCACTCTGGCAAGGATTCCACCTGTGGCGCAGCGTCTTCAGATGTCTGAAAGATCCATTCTGTCTCGCCTGGCCACCTCTGCCAGCCAACAAGCCGCCCAACAGCAAGCGCAAGCTGCTTTTGGGAACCACTTTCCTCCCGGCTTAACCGGTGGTCAGATGCCTTTCACAGGGCTTAACCTGGCCAATTTCCGGCCGCAATTCACACTGCCTGGCCAGACTTCAGCAAGCAATTTGGCGATGACAGCCGCCGCGGCCGCCGCtgctgcagcagcagctgctggTGTCCCTCAGGCAGCGTTCCCTGGAACCTCTCCTCCCGGCTCTGACAGCAAATAG